One window from the genome of Streptomyces sp. NBC_01476 encodes:
- a CDS encoding D-2-hydroxyacid dehydrogenase family protein, protein MSVSIAVLDDYQQVAPAMADWSGQLPGSSVTCFDRHIADEDELVAALAPFEVIVAMRERTPFPRTVLERLPKLRLLVTTGMRNASFDLAAAADLGITVCGTRAHSPGTSELTWALILGLLRDVGAADARMRAGGWQSTIAQDLDGEVLGVVGLGRLGGRVATIGAAFGMDVVAWSPNLTHERAAEHGARLVSKEELFAGAKVVTVHMVLSDRSRGLIGAPELAAMREDAYLVNTSRFPILDAEALRAALTTGSRPAGVALDVYDTEPLPAGHWLRTAPRTLLSPHMGYVTEKTYRIFYADAVEDIAAFLTDPTAPVRPLTGQYT, encoded by the coding sequence GTGTCCGTATCGATCGCCGTGCTGGACGACTACCAGCAGGTCGCCCCGGCCATGGCGGACTGGTCCGGGCAGCTGCCCGGCTCGTCGGTGACCTGCTTCGACCGGCACATCGCCGACGAGGACGAACTGGTCGCCGCGCTGGCCCCGTTCGAGGTGATCGTGGCGATGCGTGAGCGCACGCCGTTCCCGCGCACGGTGCTGGAGCGGCTGCCGAAGCTGCGGCTGCTGGTCACCACCGGGATGCGCAACGCCTCCTTCGACCTGGCCGCGGCCGCCGACCTCGGCATCACCGTGTGCGGCACCCGGGCGCACTCGCCCGGCACCTCCGAGCTGACCTGGGCGCTCATCCTCGGGCTGCTGCGTGACGTGGGGGCAGCCGACGCCCGGATGCGGGCCGGCGGGTGGCAGTCCACCATCGCGCAGGACCTGGACGGGGAGGTGCTCGGCGTGGTCGGCCTGGGCCGGCTCGGCGGCCGGGTCGCCACGATCGGTGCGGCTTTCGGCATGGACGTCGTCGCGTGGAGCCCGAACCTCACGCACGAGCGGGCCGCGGAACACGGCGCCCGGCTGGTGTCCAAGGAGGAACTCTTCGCCGGTGCGAAGGTGGTCACCGTCCACATGGTGCTCAGCGACCGCTCCCGCGGGCTGATCGGCGCGCCCGAACTGGCCGCCATGCGCGAGGACGCGTACCTGGTGAACACCTCCCGCTTCCCGATCCTGGATGCCGAGGCGCTGCGCGCCGCCCTCACCACCGGTTCCCGCCCGGCCGGCGTGGCGCTGGACGTCTACGACACCGAGCCGCTCCCGGCCGGCCACTGGCTGCGCACCGCTCCCCGCACGCTCCTCTCCCCGCACATGGGGTACGTCACCGAGAAGACCTACCGGATCTTCTACGCCGACGCGGTCGAGGACATCGCGGCCTTCCTCACCGACCCGACAGCCCCGGTCCGCCCGCTCACCGGGCAATACACCTAG
- a CDS encoding SsgA family sporulation/cell division regulator: MEVRTTGCVDLPGDEAAVVTADLVYRPRDCLAVNMVLRGPDGVAVGWTFAWELLSQGLVGPAGEGDIRVRPLRGAEPLVEVVLATSFGARVRFPARDIGFFVSRVRAFASHDEPHIARSLDAELATIMEEA; this comes from the coding sequence GTGGAAGTCAGAACAACGGGATGCGTGGATCTGCCGGGCGACGAAGCGGCCGTGGTGACCGCCGACCTGGTCTACCGGCCGCGTGACTGCCTCGCGGTGAACATGGTGCTGCGCGGACCGGACGGCGTCGCGGTCGGCTGGACCTTCGCCTGGGAACTGCTCAGCCAGGGCCTGGTCGGCCCGGCCGGGGAGGGCGACATCAGGGTCCGTCCCCTGCGGGGCGCGGAGCCGCTGGTCGAGGTGGTGCTCGCGACCTCCTTCGGCGCCCGGGTGCGCTTCCCGGCACGGGACATCGGGTTCTTCGTCAGCCGGGTACGGGCCTTCGCCTCGCACGACGAGCCGCACATCGCCAGGAGCCTGGACGCCGAACTGGCGACGATCATGGAAGAGGCGTGA
- a CDS encoding NADPH-dependent F420 reductase, with protein MATLGLIGSGHIGSTLARLAVDAGLDVVLSNSRGPETLAGLVAELGPRARAGTAAEAAAAGDWVVVTIPVRAIGQVPQEPLAGKTVLDTGNYYPQRDGDIAALDSGEKTTSRLLQDHLPDAHVVKAFNNIFFKHLAALPRPAGAADRTSLPIAGDDADAKAHATELLDLLGYDAVDAGPLDEGRRFEPGTPAYGPPYAQGSVANFMEVPAGPASADEIKAALAAAKV; from the coding sequence ATGGCGACTTTGGGACTCATCGGCAGTGGACACATCGGAAGCACCCTCGCGCGGCTGGCCGTGGACGCCGGCCTCGACGTGGTGCTCAGCAACTCGCGGGGACCGGAAACCCTCGCCGGCCTGGTGGCGGAGCTGGGCCCGCGGGCCCGTGCGGGCACCGCGGCCGAGGCCGCGGCGGCCGGGGACTGGGTGGTGGTGACCATCCCGGTGCGGGCCATCGGGCAGGTACCGCAGGAGCCGCTGGCCGGGAAGACGGTGCTGGACACCGGGAACTACTACCCGCAGCGCGACGGCGACATCGCCGCGCTCGACTCGGGCGAGAAGACCACGAGCCGGCTGCTCCAGGACCACCTTCCCGATGCGCACGTGGTGAAGGCGTTCAACAACATCTTCTTCAAGCACCTCGCGGCCCTGCCCCGCCCGGCCGGTGCCGCCGACCGCACCTCGCTGCCGATCGCGGGCGACGACGCGGACGCCAAGGCGCACGCCACCGAGCTGCTGGACCTGCTGGGGTATGACGCGGTGGACGCAGGACCGCTCGACGAGGGCCGCCGCTTCGAGCCGGGCACCCCGGCCTACGGGCCGCCGTACGCGCAGGGCTCGGTGGCGAACTTCATGGAGGTGCCCGCGGGCCCGGCCTCCGCGGACGAGATCAAGGCCGCCCTCGCGGCGGCGAAGGTCTGA
- a CDS encoding uracil-DNA glycosylase, with product MTASADLHRFLETVRALPAPPDAEALYGPQDPGPLRSRNLLHYLELMREIAPKVLLVAEAPGYRGMTVTGVPFMSVRQLTTRPGPLTGRPEGDGFEVPADPAAQWEASSAAVWGALAGWRGRKPLLWGIYPHHPYVPGDPLTNRTPRAAEVAAGAPVALALAAVYGITSLVAVGRKAQGALAAAGIDAPAVRHPAQGGARIFTEQLAALNAGREEGD from the coding sequence GTGACGGCGAGCGCGGACCTGCACCGGTTCCTGGAGACCGTACGCGCGCTGCCCGCCCCGCCGGACGCGGAGGCGCTCTACGGGCCGCAGGACCCCGGGCCGCTGCGGAGCCGGAATCTGCTCCACTATCTGGAGCTGATGCGGGAGATCGCCCCGAAGGTGCTGCTGGTCGCCGAGGCGCCCGGCTACCGGGGGATGACGGTCACCGGCGTGCCCTTCATGAGCGTGCGGCAGCTCACCACGCGTCCGGGGCCGCTCACCGGCCGGCCGGAGGGCGACGGGTTCGAGGTGCCGGCGGACCCGGCCGCGCAGTGGGAGGCGTCCTCGGCGGCGGTGTGGGGCGCGCTCGCCGGGTGGCGGGGCCGCAAGCCGCTGCTCTGGGGGATCTACCCGCACCACCCGTACGTGCCGGGGGACCCGCTCACCAACCGCACGCCCCGCGCCGCCGAGGTCGCCGCGGGCGCCCCGGTGGCGCTGGCGCTGGCCGCGGTGTACGGCATCACGAGCCTGGTCGCGGTCGGCCGCAAGGCCCAGGGCGCGCTGGCCGCGGCGGGCATCGACGCGCCCGCGGTGCGCCACCCCGCGCAGGGCGGCGCCCGGATCTTCACCGAGCAGCTCGCCGCGCTCAACGCCGGCCGGGAAGAAGGGGATTGA
- a CDS encoding discoidin domain-containing protein produces MSTSGTRLRLPRRRPGKRFTVGLVAVAAVAAVALAGSPAATASPSAASGSSAPAGSSAASGSSAASGSSAPAGSTPRQAAAVQPNTVPAAPAGFSTTWSDDFNGAANTGLNTDTWRYDAGEGWTFGTGEIETMTNSTANVYQDGSGHLVLKALHSGTDPNTNWTSGRVETQADGFGAQPGGVVRMQASIQQPNVTTANGAGYWPAFWMLGSPLRVGVPWPGSGEVDILEDINGRSSVFGTLHCGVGQGGPCNETSGVGSGEHACAGCQTGYHTYAVEVDRSTSPEQIRWYLDGANYFTLNSNQVDATAWANAVDHSFYIIFDLAIGGGFPAAFGGGPNAATVSGGQMNIDYVAVYNKAPAAASGTNIAKGKPTTASSTESAQFPASNATDGDVTTRWSSGFSDPQWLQVDLGQNYNLTHATVTWEAAAASAYQLQTSTDGTNWTTVYTNNNSPADIQDTALSSTGRYVRVYATSRASQYGDSLYELALYGTPSSGGSNPGGPTTLLSQGRTATASSTENVGTPASAAVDGDTGTRWSSAFSDPQWLQVDLGASHTISQVVLNWETAYGKAFQLQTSADGTNWTTVYSTTTATGGVQTIPVTGSGRYVRLYGTARSTQYGYSLWEFQVFGS; encoded by the coding sequence ATGTCCACCTCAGGCACGCGGCTACGGCTGCCGCGCCGCAGGCCCGGCAAACGGTTCACCGTCGGGCTGGTCGCGGTCGCCGCCGTCGCGGCGGTCGCCCTCGCGGGCTCGCCCGCCGCGACCGCTTCCCCCTCGGCGGCGTCCGGGTCCTCGGCGCCGGCCGGCTCATCAGCAGCGTCCGGCTCGTCAGCAGCGTCCGGGTCGTCCGCGCCCGCCGGGTCCACGCCACGGCAGGCCGCCGCCGTACAGCCGAACACCGTGCCGGCCGCCCCGGCCGGCTTCAGCACCACCTGGAGCGACGACTTCAACGGCGCCGCCAACACCGGTCTGAACACCGACACCTGGCGGTACGACGCCGGCGAGGGCTGGACCTTCGGCACCGGTGAGATCGAGACGATGACCAACAGCACCGCCAACGTCTACCAGGACGGCAGCGGCCACCTGGTGCTCAAGGCGCTGCACTCCGGCACCGACCCGAACACCAACTGGACCTCGGGCCGGGTCGAGACACAGGCCGACGGCTTCGGCGCGCAGCCCGGCGGCGTGGTCCGGATGCAGGCGTCCATCCAGCAGCCGAACGTCACCACCGCCAACGGGGCAGGATACTGGCCCGCGTTCTGGATGCTGGGCTCCCCGCTGCGGGTCGGGGTGCCGTGGCCCGGCTCCGGCGAAGTGGACATCCTGGAGGACATCAACGGCCGCAGTTCGGTCTTCGGCACGCTGCACTGCGGTGTCGGCCAGGGCGGTCCCTGCAACGAGACCAGCGGGGTGGGCAGCGGCGAGCACGCCTGCGCCGGCTGCCAGACCGGCTACCACACCTACGCGGTGGAGGTCGACCGCTCGACCTCGCCCGAGCAGATCCGCTGGTACCTCGACGGCGCCAACTACTTCACCCTGAACTCGAACCAGGTCGACGCCACCGCGTGGGCGAACGCCGTCGACCACAGCTTCTACATCATCTTCGACCTGGCGATCGGCGGCGGCTTCCCGGCCGCGTTCGGCGGCGGCCCCAACGCCGCGACGGTCTCCGGCGGTCAGATGAACATCGACTACGTGGCCGTCTACAACAAGGCGCCGGCCGCGGCATCGGGCACCAACATCGCCAAGGGCAAGCCCACCACCGCCTCTTCGACCGAGAGCGCCCAGTTCCCGGCGTCCAACGCGACCGACGGCGATGTCACCACCCGCTGGTCGAGCGGCTTCTCCGACCCGCAGTGGCTCCAGGTCGACCTCGGCCAGAACTACAACCTGACGCACGCCACGGTCACCTGGGAGGCGGCCGCGGCATCGGCCTACCAGTTGCAGACGTCCACCGACGGCACCAACTGGACGACCGTCTACACCAACAACAACAGTCCCGCCGACATCCAGGACACCGCACTGAGCAGTACCGGCCGCTACGTTCGGGTCTACGCGACCAGCAGAGCCTCGCAGTACGGCGACTCGCTCTACGAACTCGCCCTCTACGGAACGCCGTCGTCCGGCGGCAGCAACCCGGGCGGGCCCACCACCCTGCTCTCGCAGGGCAGGACCGCGACCGCGTCCTCGACCGAGAACGTCGGCACCCCGGCGTCCGCGGCGGTGGACGGCGACACCGGCACCCGCTGGTCGAGCGCCTTCTCCGACCCGCAGTGGCTCCAGGTCGACCTCGGCGCCAGCCACACCATCAGCCAGGTCGTCCTCAACTGGGAGACCGCCTACGGCAAGGCCTTCCAGCTCCAGACCTCGGCCGACGGCACCAACTGGACCACCGTCTACTCCACCACCACCGCGACCGGCGGCGTCCAGACCATCCCGGTGACCGGCTCCGGCCGCTACGTGCGGCTGTACGGCACCGCCCGCAGCACCCAGTACGGCTACTCGCTCTGGGAGTTCCAGGTCTTCGGCAGCTGA
- a CDS encoding NUDIX domain-containing protein — protein sequence MLGRLGDEGDGGVRVPSGAERAGALPAAVGGMTLLVAAVIVHDLAAGRVVLLRRGERAKFGQGMWDLPSGKSDPGEAVTATAVRELAEETGLVVRPGALRLVHVIHGAWGVESPNGFLTVVFAAHEWSGEPVNTEPGKHDRVGWVPVGALPEPFVPSTGRALRGYLAGESAPGISEHGWP from the coding sequence ATGCTCGGAAGGCTGGGTGATGAAGGGGACGGTGGAGTGCGGGTGCCAAGCGGAGCGGAGCGGGCGGGGGCGCTGCCGGCGGCGGTGGGCGGGATGACGCTGCTGGTGGCGGCGGTCATCGTGCACGACCTGGCGGCCGGACGGGTGGTGCTGCTGCGGCGGGGCGAGAGGGCGAAGTTCGGGCAGGGGATGTGGGACCTGCCGTCGGGGAAGAGCGACCCGGGGGAGGCGGTCACGGCCACCGCCGTGCGGGAACTGGCGGAGGAGACCGGACTGGTGGTGCGCCCCGGCGCGCTGCGGCTGGTGCACGTCATCCACGGCGCGTGGGGTGTGGAGTCGCCGAACGGCTTCCTCACCGTGGTGTTCGCGGCGCACGAATGGAGCGGGGAACCGGTCAACACCGAACCCGGCAAGCACGACCGGGTCGGCTGGGTCCCGGTCGGCGCGCTCCCCGAGCCCTTCGTCCCCTCCACCGGCCGCGCCCTGCGCGGCTACCTGGCCGGCGAGAGCGCCCCGGGGATCTCGGAGCACGGCTGGCCCTAG